The DNA window ATGCGCTGGATCCACAAAGCGCGGAACGAGCGCTTGCGGTTCTTGCGGTCGCGATAGGCGTACTGCATCGACTTTTCCACCGCCTGCTTGGCGATGCGGATGGTGTTCTTGCGGCGGCCGTAGAAGCCTTTCGCGGCTTTCAGGACCTTCTTGTGCTTGGCGTGCGAAGTGACGCCTCTCTTTACGCGTGCCATGTCATGATCTCCTTAAAAGCAATTCCAGGAAAAGTGCCTTGCGGTTTTCCGTTCGGAATTGCGTAAAACTAATGCGTGTCCGGACCGAATGCCTTAGAGGCCGTTCGGCAGAAAATTCTTGATGACCTTCTTGCCATCCGGTTCAGCCAGAACCATCGTGCCGCGGGCATTTCGAATGAACTTGTTGGAACGCTTGATCATGCCGTGACGCTTGCCGGCAGCAGCCGACAGGACTTTACCCGTACCTGTGATCTTGAACCGCTTTTTGGCGGCGGACTTGGTCTTCATCTTGGGCATTTTGCTACTCCGTCTAGTTGGCGCACTATCGCGCTTCTTGTTCGCTTCGGGCCGACCAAAGCCCGAAAAGCAAATGAAACCGCCACGGCATGCCCTGCCGGGCGGTTTTCTTGAACGGCGGTCCTATACGTCAAAGACGGCGGCTGTGCAACACCTGTAGGGGATGCGGCGCTGCGTCCTTGGTCAGGGGAGCGTGAACCAGACCGGCAACATGCCCGACTGCTGGGCGCCGTCGATCAGTTCGAAGGCCGGCAGCGCTACGAGGAACACCAGGCCGTCGAGCAGCGTGGTCAACAACAGGCGCGGTTTGAAGCTGCCCGTATCGCCCTCCTGGTAGAGCGACAATTTCGGGAAGAAGCGAGGCACCCGCGCCAGATAGGCCTGGTACGGGGCGCCTAGCGCTTCCTTGAGGAATTTCTCCTCGCGCAGGATGACGATGTGGAAGGCGCCCGCGCACAACACCGCGAACAGGATGATGCCGGAGAACGAACCGATCTGGGCGCCGACACCGGCCGCGGCCACGGTCGAGAACACATAGAGCGGGTTGCGGGTGATCGAGTAAGGCCCGCCGGTGACCACCTCGGACGATTTGCGCCCGCCAATGTAGAGTGTCGACCAAAGGCGACCGCAGATACCCAGGAAAATCAGCAACACGCCGAACATCTCGATCGACTCGTGCATCGCCGTTTCGGGCGGAAAGGTCGATTGCCCAAACAGCAGCGCGGCAAACAGCACCACCACGAGCACGGCAAGCACCAGCCTGCGCGTGCGCTGGTAGTTACCCAGCCCGTATTTGAGTTCTTTGTCCAAGGGAGGAATCCGATCGTCGAAGAGCTTAGCCGGCGATCGCAGCTGTGGCTGAGAAAATGGGCGTCCCGCCGATCGCCGGGACGCCCTGTAACACAATTCAGGCGGATTTAGAGCCCGATGATCAGGCTGACGTCATCGTGATCCAAGGTGCGCTCAGCACACCTTAGCGCGGCGACAGCACCATCATCATCTGACGGCCCTCAAGTTTCGGTTCCGCCTCGACCTTGGCGATCGTAGCCACTTCCTCGCGAACCTTGTTCAAAAGCTGCATGCCGAGTTCCATATGCGCCATCTCGCGGCCACGGAAGCGCAGCGTCAGCTTGACCTTATCGCCTTCCTCGAAGAAGCGGCGAACCGCCTTCATCTTGGTCTCGTAGTCATGGCTGTCGATGTTCGGGCGCATCTTGATCTCCTTGATCTCGATGACCTTCTGGTTCTTGCGCGCCTCGGCAGCCTTCTTCTGGTTGGCGTATTTCAACTTGCCGAGATCGAGGATCTTGACGACGGGGGGTACCGCGTTGGGCGATATCTCGACGAGATCGAGCCCAGCCTCTTCGGCGAGCAGCAATGCGTCGTTGATGGAAACATCGCCGCGG is part of the Mesorhizobium loti genome and encodes:
- a CDS encoding translation initiation factor IF-3, whose protein sequence is MRRPFKAAAPTKDGPRSNRDIRVPRVQLIDAEGQNRGDVSINDALLLAEEAGLDLVEISPNAVPPVVKILDLGKLKYANQKKAAEARKNQKVIEIKEIKMRPNIDSHDYETKMKAVRRFFEEGDKVKLTLRFRGREMAHMELGMQLLNKVREEVATIAKVEAEPKLEGRQMMMVLSPR
- a CDS encoding isoprenylcysteine carboxylmethyltransferase family protein is translated as MDKELKYGLGNYQRTRRLVLAVLVVVLFAALLFGQSTFPPETAMHESIEMFGVLLIFLGICGRLWSTLYIGGRKSSEVVTGGPYSITRNPLYVFSTVAAAGVGAQIGSFSGIILFAVLCAGAFHIVILREEKFLKEALGAPYQAYLARVPRFFPKLSLYQEGDTGSFKPRLLLTTLLDGLVFLVALPAFELIDGAQQSGMLPVWFTLP
- the rpmI gene encoding 50S ribosomal protein L35, producing MPKMKTKSAAKKRFKITGTGKVLSAAAGKRHGMIKRSNKFIRNARGTMVLAEPDGKKVIKNFLPNGL